The Salinibaculum sp. SYNS191 genome has a window encoding:
- a CDS encoding flagellin, with protein sequence MGFGTSGSLLVVFTGLFIAMGTLYTATGNVSEQLNEAGETQNERFLAAQETDVTVTRAEWNTTESNLTVAVENGGERALSVEHTDVVVDGTYVPVEVFERADVDGVSTDTWRPGEVLVLEDADTVADFPAAPGRVKVVTETAVADVAEVTVVP encoded by the coding sequence ATGGGATTCGGCACGAGCGGCAGCCTGCTGGTCGTCTTCACCGGGCTGTTCATCGCGATGGGGACGCTGTACACCGCCACGGGCAACGTCAGCGAGCAACTGAACGAGGCCGGCGAGACGCAGAACGAACGGTTCCTCGCCGCCCAGGAGACCGACGTGACCGTCACCCGGGCGGAGTGGAACACCACCGAGTCGAACCTCACCGTCGCCGTCGAGAACGGCGGCGAACGGGCGCTGTCGGTCGAACACACCGACGTCGTGGTCGACGGCACGTACGTCCCCGTCGAGGTGTTCGAACGCGCCGACGTCGACGGCGTGTCGACCGATACCTGGCGGCCCGGCGAGGTGCTGGTCCTCGAAGACGCCGACACCGTGGCCGACTTCCCGGCGGCGCCCGGGCGGGTGAAGGTCGTCACCGAGACGGCCGTGGCCGACGTCGCGGAGGTGACCGTGGTCCCATGA
- a CDS encoding universal stress protein, with translation MFETVVIATDGSQSAQRAVRLALDFADRFDATVHALYVLDTGELDESPADVRSDLEDALDAAGGEALSYVEEHAIETADQQDVVTGVRKGDPASEIIDYAEEYDADVIATGTRGRHGDHAFLLGSVAEAIVRRSPIPVLTVRQLSDEEMPS, from the coding sequence ATGTTCGAGACGGTCGTCATCGCCACGGACGGCTCGCAAAGCGCACAGCGGGCCGTTCGGCTCGCTCTCGACTTCGCCGACCGGTTCGACGCCACGGTCCACGCCCTCTACGTTCTCGACACCGGCGAACTCGACGAATCGCCAGCGGACGTCCGGTCCGACCTGGAGGACGCCCTCGACGCTGCCGGCGGCGAGGCCCTCTCGTACGTCGAGGAACACGCCATCGAGACCGCCGACCAGCAGGACGTCGTCACCGGCGTCCGAAAGGGCGACCCGGCCAGCGAAATCATCGACTACGCCGAGGAGTACGACGCCGACGTCATCGCCACCGGGACCCGCGGCCGCCACGGCGACCACGCCTTCCTGCTCGGGAGCGTCGCCGAGGCAATCGTCCGCCGCTCGCCGATTCCGGTCCTCACGGTCCGTCAGCTCTCCGACGAGGAGATGCCGAGCTGA
- a CDS encoding FlaD/FlaE family flagellar protein produces the protein MSSAAFAQPLQTVVPEVTDAVWLFVLLTGGLVGMSIRNMLEGIVGDEDDDPDTSDDDDLGGGGLMAEDGDDGGDDLGGLGGLDDGGDDLGGFGDDEFGDMDDGGGGGGNVDELEHRLDELENEVGSLSSTVNTVRNENEQISESVEEVEENVRKLLDIYEMVTRGVNPFADDIDAGMGGGMGDGGSFGLFDDDGDDGDGDDELDADIAEADAEGFFDDDLVEDEGGMEPDGDVDDVLGGDGGGDDFEDAFDEGFDDGGDDLGGMDMDDDTDSDDSGGTSFADLKDEYESGNADWADDDDDAADDEGELAMDEEFEDADDGLEDADEEAFEDDLADDELFDDVIDEEEPADGGADAVEETTETAVEPEPEPEPEPEPTTEVTPDPEPEPEPVAEPEPEPEPTAETEEPSTGQSSDEGKPYLATLPEGFASDLIVVEWLEFLVEEAGVRETARAIDYYENIDWIDEAVADDLHEYLRGFDGGDTGTLTIDHHTQSLKYISQLNGGSAAVGMMGGGLDGIQR, from the coding sequence ATGAGTAGTGCCGCGTTCGCCCAGCCCCTGCAGACCGTCGTGCCGGAAGTGACGGATGCAGTGTGGCTGTTCGTGCTTCTCACGGGCGGACTCGTCGGCATGAGCATCCGGAACATGCTGGAGGGTATCGTCGGCGACGAGGACGACGACCCGGACACCAGCGACGACGACGACCTCGGCGGCGGCGGACTGATGGCCGAGGACGGTGACGACGGCGGCGACGACCTCGGCGGGCTGGGCGGCCTCGACGACGGCGGCGACGACCTCGGTGGCTTCGGCGACGACGAGTTCGGCGACATGGACGACGGCGGCGGTGGCGGGGGCAACGTCGACGAACTCGAACACCGCCTCGACGAACTCGAAAACGAGGTCGGGAGCCTCTCCTCGACGGTCAACACGGTGCGCAACGAGAACGAGCAGATCTCCGAGAGCGTCGAGGAGGTCGAGGAGAACGTCCGGAAGCTGCTGGACATCTACGAGATGGTGACCCGCGGCGTGAACCCCTTCGCCGACGACATCGACGCCGGGATGGGCGGCGGCATGGGCGACGGAGGCTCCTTCGGCCTGTTCGACGACGACGGCGACGACGGCGACGGCGACGACGAACTCGACGCCGACATCGCCGAGGCGGACGCGGAGGGCTTCTTCGACGACGACCTCGTCGAGGACGAGGGAGGCATGGAGCCCGACGGTGACGTCGACGACGTCCTCGGCGGCGACGGCGGTGGCGACGACTTCGAGGACGCGTTCGACGAGGGCTTCGACGACGGCGGTGACGACCTCGGAGGAATGGACATGGACGACGACACCGATTCCGACGACAGCGGCGGAACGTCCTTCGCGGACCTGAAAGACGAGTACGAATCGGGTAACGCCGACTGGGCGGACGACGATGACGACGCCGCGGACGACGAGGGCGAACTGGCGATGGACGAGGAGTTCGAGGATGCCGACGACGGGCTGGAGGACGCAGACGAGGAGGCCTTCGAGGACGACCTCGCCGACGACGAACTGTTCGACGACGTCATCGACGAGGAAGAACCGGCCGACGGCGGTGCCGACGCCGTCGAGGAGACGACCGAAACGGCGGTCGAACCCGAGCCCGAACCAGAACCCGAGCCCGAACCGACCACGGAGGTGACGCCGGACCCCGAACCAGAACCCGAGCCGGTCGCGGAACCCGAGCCGGAACCAGAACCGACGGCGGAGACCGAGGAACCGAGCACCGGCCAGTCCTCGGACGAGGGGAAACCGTACCTGGCGACGCTCCCGGAGGGTTTCGCCTCGGACCTCATCGTCGTGGAGTGGCTGGAGTTCCTCGTCGAGGAGGCAGGCGTCCGCGAGACGGCTCGCGCAATCGACTACTACGAGAACATCGACTGGATAGACGAGGCGGTCGCCGACGACCTGCACGAGTACCTGCGCGGCTTCGACGGCGGCGACACCGGCACGCTAACCATCGACCACCACACGCAGAGCCTGAAGTACATCAGCCAGCTCAACGGTGGCAGTGCCGCAGTTGGTATGATGGGGGGTGGTCTCGATGGGATTCAGCGTTAG
- the flaJ gene encoding archaellar assembly protein FlaJ, translating to MATEDSGGLDLTVSQTVQGLVDSYRRMHMPMGQYVSFILIPSFGFLLLSLLAALLLDLPLMIRLPIPLLGLLAFGAAVFYPKILLSQRKRQLNNRFHLMVTHMTVLATTKIDRMEVFRTLSQEEEYGELANEMRRIVELVDTWNQSLDDACRRRAKEIPSNAVSDFLDRLAYTLGAGQSLEDYLLSEQEQIIQEYSTVYESSLDSLDVMKDLYLSMVLSMTFALVFAVVLPVLTGTDPTLTVSAVIVLYVFVQTGFFLAIRSMAPYDPLWYHPPEKSSPADGKMRKSFYAGVGLSVVLLFISLGGMFGFSPVALGDVVPFVSEPLSLPLYAAIPVTPLIIPGIVLRGEEQQVKSRDQEFPSFIRALGATEGAKQSTTSAVLKSLRHKDFGALTDNVNSLYKRLNMRIEPAEAWRYFTADCRSYLIQVFSEMYLVGREMGGSPKLLGELISSNMNEVLQLRQQRRQATTTLVGLLYGITAASTFAFFIGLQVVNILSSMSLDLQTGSEFDVGTLINTGVYDIPLIEFLLVIVIMFGAMLSSLMIRTVDGGHKMNTYIHFVILTWIGALVAIITKTLVTSVIAI from the coding sequence ATGGCGACCGAAGACAGCGGCGGGCTGGACCTGACCGTCTCACAGACCGTCCAGGGGCTGGTGGACTCCTACCGGCGCATGCACATGCCGATGGGGCAGTACGTCTCCTTCATCCTCATCCCCTCCTTCGGCTTCCTGCTTCTCAGCCTGCTGGCCGCACTCCTGCTGGACCTGCCGCTGATGATTCGGTTGCCGATTCCGCTGCTCGGCCTGCTCGCGTTCGGTGCTGCGGTCTTCTACCCGAAGATACTGCTCTCCCAGCGCAAGCGCCAGCTCAACAACCGCTTTCACCTGATGGTCACGCACATGACGGTGCTGGCGACGACGAAAATCGACCGGATGGAGGTCTTCCGGACGCTCTCTCAGGAGGAGGAGTACGGCGAACTCGCGAACGAGATGCGCCGCATCGTCGAACTCGTCGACACCTGGAACCAGAGCCTCGACGACGCCTGTCGCCGCCGGGCCAAGGAGATTCCCAGCAACGCCGTCTCCGACTTCCTCGACCGGCTGGCGTACACGCTCGGGGCCGGCCAGTCACTGGAGGACTACCTCCTCTCCGAGCAGGAGCAGATTATCCAGGAGTACTCGACGGTCTACGAGTCCTCGCTGGACAGCCTCGACGTCATGAAGGACCTCTACCTGTCGATGGTCCTGTCGATGACGTTCGCGCTGGTGTTCGCCGTCGTCCTGCCGGTGCTGACCGGGACCGACCCGACGCTGACCGTCAGCGCCGTCATCGTCCTGTACGTCTTCGTCCAGACCGGCTTCTTCCTCGCCATCCGCTCGATGGCACCCTACGACCCGCTGTGGTACCACCCGCCGGAGAAGTCCTCGCCCGCAGACGGCAAGATGCGAAAGAGCTTCTACGCCGGCGTCGGCCTCTCGGTCGTCCTGCTTTTCATCTCGCTCGGCGGGATGTTCGGGTTCAGCCCCGTCGCGCTCGGCGACGTCGTCCCCTTCGTCTCCGAGCCGCTGTCGCTGCCGCTGTACGCTGCCATCCCCGTGACGCCGCTCATCATCCCCGGCATCGTCCTCCGCGGGGAGGAACAGCAGGTCAAGAGTCGCGACCAGGAGTTCCCGAGTTTCATCCGCGCGCTCGGGGCGACCGAGGGGGCCAAACAGTCGACGACCTCGGCAGTGCTGAAGTCGCTGCGACACAAGGACTTCGGGGCGCTCACGGACAACGTCAACAGCCTCTACAAGCGCCTGAACATGCGCATCGAGCCCGCTGAGGCCTGGCGCTACTTCACCGCCGACTGCCGCTCGTATCTCATCCAGGTGTTCTCCGAGATGTACCTCGTCGGCCGCGAGATGGGTGGCTCGCCGAAGCTGCTCGGCGAACTCATCTCCTCGAATATGAACGAGGTGCTGCAACTCCGCCAGCAGCGCCGGCAGGCGACCACGACGCTCGTCGGCCTGCTGTACGGCATCACCGCCGCCTCGACGTTCGCCTTCTTCATCGGGCTCCAGGTCGTCAACATCCTCTCGAGCATGAGTCTCGACCTCCAGACCGGCTCGGAGTTCGACGTCGGCACGCTCATCAACACCGGCGTCTACGACATCCCGCTCATCGAGTTCCTGCTCGTCATCGTCATCATGTTCGGCGCGATGCTGTCCTCTCTGATGATTCGCACCGTCGACGGCGGCCACAAGATGAACACCTACATCCACTTCGTCATCCTGACCTGGATCGGCGCACTCGTCGCCATCATCACGAAGACGCTCGTTACGTCGGTTATTGCCATATGA
- a CDS encoding DUF5807 family protein, whose product MTDSKRDEFLAGERPDDVAFFLHETAVSGIDALAEKGERTDDGVVLVVPGDTGRAAFQSATGIDPMGFAKEAMGTEGEVSRDLTGGVCPEGEGEGHEARLVFAFAEEQNEDVGDLYAEGDVVHAYVACECGERYSEKWVAGE is encoded by the coding sequence ATGACCGACAGCAAGCGCGACGAATTTCTGGCCGGCGAACGCCCCGACGACGTCGCCTTCTTCCTGCACGAGACGGCCGTCTCCGGCATCGACGCACTCGCCGAGAAGGGCGAGCGGACCGACGACGGCGTCGTCCTCGTCGTCCCGGGTGACACCGGCCGGGCGGCCTTCCAGTCCGCGACCGGTATCGACCCGATGGGCTTCGCCAAGGAGGCGATGGGCACCGAGGGCGAGGTGTCGCGGGACCTGACCGGTGGCGTCTGTCCCGAAGGGGAGGGCGAGGGCCACGAAGCGCGCCTCGTCTTCGCGTTCGCAGAGGAGCAAAACGAGGATGTGGGCGACCTCTACGCGGAGGGCGACGTCGTCCACGCCTACGTCGCCTGCGAGTGCGGGGAGCGCTACTCTGAGAAGTGGGTCGCCGGAGAGTAG
- a CDS encoding DHH family phosphoesterase encodes MDDWLIDDDRLSLGRKSVLPGEGFFHPDSIEEQQAEREAAERLTDAGVVVIADPDADGLACTALVRIAHGEGSLVPAGPHELEEAIEWAATYAEPEATVYVCDLCPDSEYDIADVDALAARVEHVAWYDHHQWHDDLAAQVRDAGVDLVVGDSDEVCTADVALAELDHDFDDRYAELAAVTRDHDLWIRDDERSDDLADYSHWADPEEYIATVLDHGADLPTEVEEYLAERRVEKEALIEKAVERAELRDVGDWTVGVTYGRCSQNEVAEALRERGADAAVVVKPAGSASIRGTENFERCHEVAEQVNGGGHPKAAGCKPDIYDDMLDYAHHWTTRGATAKQAIIDAFRRLPAESAADDTAE; translated from the coding sequence ATGGACGACTGGCTCATCGACGACGACCGTCTCTCGCTCGGGCGGAAATCCGTCCTCCCCGGCGAGGGCTTCTTTCACCCCGACTCTATCGAGGAGCAACAGGCCGAGCGCGAGGCCGCCGAACGCCTGACAGACGCCGGCGTGGTGGTCATCGCCGACCCCGACGCTGACGGCCTGGCCTGCACTGCCTTGGTCCGCATCGCCCACGGCGAGGGCTCGCTGGTCCCCGCCGGTCCGCACGAACTGGAGGAGGCAATCGAGTGGGCCGCGACCTACGCCGAACCGGAGGCGACGGTCTACGTCTGCGACCTCTGCCCCGACAGCGAGTACGACATCGCCGACGTGGACGCGCTCGCGGCCCGCGTTGAGCACGTCGCCTGGTACGACCACCACCAGTGGCACGACGATCTCGCCGCGCAGGTCCGGGACGCCGGCGTCGACCTCGTCGTCGGCGACAGCGACGAGGTCTGCACCGCCGACGTGGCACTCGCCGAACTCGACCACGACTTCGACGACCGCTACGCCGAACTCGCCGCGGTCACCCGCGACCACGACCTCTGGATTCGCGACGACGAGCGCAGCGACGACCTGGCCGACTACTCCCACTGGGCCGACCCCGAGGAGTACATCGCGACGGTGCTGGACCACGGCGCTGACCTCCCCACGGAAGTCGAGGAGTACCTCGCCGAGCGCCGCGTCGAGAAGGAGGCGCTCATCGAGAAGGCCGTCGAGCGCGCGGAGCTGCGCGACGTCGGCGACTGGACGGTCGGCGTCACCTACGGCCGCTGCTCACAGAACGAGGTCGCCGAGGCGCTGCGCGAGCGGGGGGCCGACGCCGCAGTCGTCGTCAAACCCGCCGGCTCGGCCTCCATCCGCGGCACGGAGAACTTCGAGCGGTGCCACGAGGTCGCCGAGCAGGTCAACGGCGGCGGCCACCCGAAGGCCGCCGGGTGCAAGCCCGACATCTACGACGACATGCTCGACTACGCCCACCACTGGACGACCCGCGGCGCGACGGCGAAACAGGCCATCATCGACGCGTTCCGGCGGTTGCCCGCGGAGAGTGCGGCCGACGACACCGCGGAGTAG
- a CDS encoding flagellar protein G yields the protein MASVSISHMILFIASMVIAASVAGVFTSSVNDLSNAIADQGLEVSDSVRTDVEVISDNGTGACVYNCSGNGNLTLLVKNTGTQQLPARGDLIDVLVNNQFQPPGDVSVTVLGDDDVWRSNAVVRIEIAEPGLGSGDHRAKVILNGDEEVFEFRIP from the coding sequence ATGGCGAGCGTCTCCATCTCCCACATGATACTGTTCATCGCCAGCATGGTCATCGCGGCCAGCGTCGCCGGCGTGTTCACCTCCAGCGTGAACGACCTCAGCAACGCCATCGCCGACCAGGGCCTGGAGGTGAGCGACAGCGTCCGCACGGACGTCGAGGTCATCAGCGACAACGGCACCGGGGCCTGCGTCTACAACTGCTCCGGCAACGGCAACCTCACGCTGCTGGTGAAAAACACCGGTACACAGCAGTTACCGGCCAGAGGGGACCTGATAGACGTGCTGGTGAACAACCAGTTCCAGCCGCCGGGGGACGTCAGCGTGACCGTGCTCGGTGACGACGACGTCTGGCGGTCCAACGCGGTGGTCCGCATCGAAATCGCCGAACCGGGGCTGGGTTCGGGTGACCACCGCGCCAAGGTCATCCTGAACGGCGACGAGGAGGTGTTCGAGTTCAGAATCCCATGA
- a CDS encoding type II/IV secretion system ATPase subunit — MTEHGTPNPSDELRQHAARRPHLREHLQKFKQITGEFPKFIEEADDDYESDRPNVLYPVGGPIYCHIYGDIGQDMKYYAIEPELGEEERTVFDKVRNRLLERSVTKPAPENEAEYDDRIEELLQETTRIKNNESGNGVLTRLSKITDIGKVELKEATYENIRYRLNRDIVGLGPLEPVMRDPANEDIHVIGRDQCFVDHSVYSMLETTVEWESKESFDQWLRNMGERIGDPVSDSDPIVDSTLPDGSRLNLIYSDDVSIKGPSLTIRQGDEIPLSIFQITKWGTLSPQLSAYLWLCLENEQTVFVVGETASGKTTTLNSIMAFIPRDAKIYTAEDTAEVVPPHDTWQQLLTREGEDEGTSIDMFDLVAAALRSRPDYIIVGEVRGEEGRMAFQAAQTGHPVMLTFHASDIVSMIQRFTGEPINVPETFMDVADVALFQNRVKQGDQVLRRVTSVQEIEGYSKEMDGVVTRQAFYWDPVEDEIVFQGMNNSYVLEEQIATLLGYEDTRDIYDDLDFRASIIERAIQEGIVGYHEVNDLIADYQRDGVEGLPFDIHRQD; from the coding sequence ATGACTGAACACGGAACACCGAACCCATCGGACGAACTCAGACAGCACGCGGCCAGACGGCCACACCTGCGGGAACACCTCCAGAAGTTCAAGCAGATCACCGGGGAGTTCCCGAAGTTCATCGAGGAGGCCGACGACGACTACGAGTCCGACCGGCCGAACGTGCTCTACCCCGTGGGCGGCCCCATCTACTGTCACATCTACGGCGACATCGGGCAGGACATGAAGTACTACGCCATCGAGCCCGAACTCGGCGAGGAGGAGCGGACCGTCTTCGACAAGGTGCGCAACCGGCTGCTCGAACGCAGCGTCACCAAACCAGCCCCCGAGAACGAGGCCGAGTACGACGACCGCATCGAGGAACTCCTCCAGGAGACCACGCGCATCAAGAACAACGAGTCGGGCAACGGGGTCCTGACGCGCCTGTCGAAGATTACCGACATCGGCAAGGTCGAACTGAAGGAGGCGACCTACGAGAACATCCGCTACCGACTCAATCGTGACATCGTCGGGCTGGGCCCCCTGGAGCCGGTCATGCGCGACCCGGCCAACGAGGACATCCACGTCATCGGCCGGGACCAGTGTTTCGTCGACCACTCCGTCTACTCCATGCTGGAGACGACGGTGGAGTGGGAGAGCAAGGAGTCGTTCGACCAGTGGCTGCGCAACATGGGCGAGCGCATCGGCGACCCCGTCTCCGACTCCGACCCCATCGTCGACTCGACGCTGCCCGACGGGTCGCGTCTCAACCTCATCTACTCCGACGACGTCAGCATCAAGGGCCCCTCGCTGACCATCCGCCAGGGCGACGAGATTCCGCTCTCCATCTTCCAGATTACGAAGTGGGGCACGCTCAGCCCGCAGTTGTCGGCGTATCTGTGGCTCTGTCTGGAGAATGAACAGACGGTGTTCGTCGTCGGCGAGACGGCGTCGGGGAAGACGACGACGCTGAACTCCATCATGGCCTTCATCCCCCGGGACGCGAAGATATACACCGCCGAGGACACCGCGGAGGTCGTCCCGCCCCACGACACCTGGCAGCAACTGCTCACCCGCGAAGGGGAGGACGAGGGGACCAGCATCGACATGTTCGACCTGGTCGCGGCCGCGCTGCGGTCCCGTCCCGACTACATCATCGTGGGTGAGGTCCGTGGCGAGGAGGGGCGGATGGCCTTCCAGGCCGCCCAGACCGGCCACCCTGTCATGCTGACCTTCCACGCCAGCGACATCGTCTCGATGATTCAGCGCTTTACCGGCGAGCCCATCAACGTCCCCGAGACGTTCATGGACGTCGCCGACGTGGCGCTGTTCCAGAACCGCGTCAAACAGGGCGACCAGGTCCTGCGCCGTGTCACGTCCGTCCAGGAGATCGAGGGCTACTCCAAGGAGATGGACGGCGTCGTCACCCGGCAGGCCTTCTACTGGGACCCCGTCGAGGACGAAATCGTCTTCCAGGGGATGAACAACTCCTACGTCCTCGAAGAGCAGATTGCGACGCTCCTGGGGTACGAGGACACCCGCGACATCTACGACGACCTGGACTTCCGGGCGAGCATCATCGAACGGGCCATCCAGGAGGGCATCGTCGGCTACCACGAGGTCAACGACCTGATCGCAGACTACCAGCGCGACGGCGTCGAGGGGCTCCCCTTCGACATCCACAGACAGGACTGA
- a CDS encoding ATPase domain-containing protein: MSLAQNDLFSIGLKERDRLDKELGGGLPPGSIVLIEGDYGAGKSAISQRFTYGLCEEGHTVTMLSTELTVGSFLEQMHSLDYDMVDHMLDENVLFLHADIGDSNNFSGGGGDEDRKQLLKRLMEAEVMWDSDVVIIDTFDAILRNDPKFEALVRENEERQAALEIISFFRDVISQGKVIVLTVDPTTLDEEALGPFRSIADVFLELEMVEVGNDVRRQISVMRFAGMGEQVGDTIGYSVRSGTGIVIESRSVA; encoded by the coding sequence ATGAGTCTCGCACAGAACGACCTGTTCTCCATCGGGCTGAAAGAACGGGACAGACTCGACAAGGAACTCGGCGGCGGACTGCCGCCCGGGAGCATCGTCCTCATCGAGGGCGACTACGGGGCGGGCAAGTCCGCGATAAGCCAGCGCTTTACCTACGGTCTCTGCGAGGAGGGCCACACCGTGACGATGCTGTCGACGGAACTCACGGTGGGGAGCTTCTTGGAGCAGATGCACTCGCTGGACTACGACATGGTCGACCACATGCTGGACGAGAACGTCCTCTTTCTCCACGCCGACATCGGCGACTCGAACAACTTCTCCGGCGGTGGCGGCGACGAGGACCGCAAGCAGTTGCTCAAGCGTCTGATGGAGGCGGAGGTGATGTGGGACTCCGACGTCGTCATCATCGACACGTTCGACGCCATCCTCCGCAACGACCCCAAGTTCGAGGCGCTGGTCCGGGAAAACGAGGAGCGCCAGGCGGCCCTGGAGATTATCTCCTTCTTCCGGGACGTCATCTCCCAGGGGAAGGTCATCGTCCTGACCGTCGACCCGACGACGCTGGACGAGGAGGCGCTGGGCCCGTTCCGTTCCATCGCCGACGTCTTCCTCGAACTGGAGATGGTCGAGGTCGGCAACGACGTCCGCCGGCAGATCAGCGTGATGCGCTTTGCCGGGATGGGCGAGCAGGTCGGGGACACCATCGGGTACTCGGTGCGCTCGGGGACGGGCATCGTCATCGAGAGCCGGAGCGTCGCATGA
- a CDS encoding flagellin — translation MGFSVSGSAAIIFAALFIAFGMWYTASANTFEQLNDAKSDRTDAVRAAGSSGVDVTNATYNASTDELTVTVENTGAAQLTLDSTDLLVDGQYQTDWQDNATVEGNADTRLWLGSEVLTVTVSLPSQPDRVKVVAGTGVSDTAGVTAA, via the coding sequence ATGGGATTCAGCGTTAGCGGCTCGGCGGCCATCATCTTCGCCGCGCTCTTCATCGCCTTCGGCATGTGGTACACCGCCTCGGCGAACACCTTCGAGCAACTGAACGACGCGAAGTCGGACCGGACGGACGCGGTCCGCGCAGCGGGAAGCTCGGGCGTCGACGTGACGAACGCGACGTACAACGCCTCGACGGACGAACTGACCGTGACCGTCGAGAACACCGGTGCGGCACAGTTGACGCTCGACTCGACGGACCTGCTCGTAGACGGTCAGTATCAGACGGACTGGCAGGACAACGCCACCGTCGAGGGCAACGCCGACACGCGGCTGTGGCTGGGCAGCGAGGTGCTGACGGTCACCGTCTCGCTGCCGAGTCAGCCCGACCGGGTGAAAGTGGTCGCCGGCACCGGCGTCTCGGACACCGCAGGGGTGACCGCGGCATGA
- a CDS encoding chemotaxis protein CheD has translation MKVYDGSTQSEQAEEAEPERVKVGIAEYDVTTDGAVLTTSGLGSCIGVALHDPETGVSGLVHVMLPSADEMDDGNAAKFADTGTELLVEELEAAGASTRRIEAKIAGGSDMLDFSESGTGIGVRNAEQVRETLSEYGIPIVGEDVGGDHGRSLRLESRTGDLVVKSANQEDSRL, from the coding sequence ATGAAAGTCTACGACGGGAGCACCCAGTCGGAACAGGCGGAGGAGGCGGAGCCCGAGCGGGTGAAAGTCGGCATCGCCGAGTACGACGTGACGACCGACGGGGCGGTGCTGACCACGAGCGGACTCGGCTCGTGCATCGGCGTCGCGCTCCACGACCCGGAGACGGGCGTGTCGGGACTGGTCCACGTCATGCTCCCCTCCGCCGACGAGATGGACGACGGGAACGCGGCGAAGTTCGCGGACACCGGAACGGAACTGCTCGTCGAGGAACTGGAGGCGGCCGGCGCATCCACCCGGCGCATCGAGGCGAAAATCGCCGGCGGCAGCGACATGCTCGACTTCTCCGAGAGCGGGACGGGTATCGGGGTCCGCAACGCCGAGCAGGTCCGCGAGACGCTGTCCGAGTACGGCATCCCCATCGTCGGCGAGGACGTCGGCGGCGACCACGGCCGCTCGCTCCGGTTGGAATCCCGGACCGGCGACCTCGTGGTCAAGAGCGCGAACCAGGAGGACTCCCGCCTCTGA